The proteins below come from a single Ictalurus punctatus breed USDA103 chromosome 29, Coco_2.0, whole genome shotgun sequence genomic window:
- the pcm1 gene encoding pericentriolar material 1 protein isoform X1 codes for MATGGAPFDDCAEEQELHNWTISNGSLDDQLNNMQKKANRTSEKNRKKLSAVSESRLTNDISPESTPGAGRRRARTPHSFPHVKYATQMSVPDQAELDRLRQRINFTDLDERSIGSDSQGRVTAANNQRQLSSEPRKPFNFLPLHVNTNKSRDSSASAPPATTTGGKEAKKQSPGKELFAPVPVIPVAPVKEPYGVERTSGRPVVDGRGELAIDSSQVVSKLVQIREYISRASSMRDDLLEKNDVPANVERLSHLITHLKEQEKSYLRFLQKMLARENEEEEEDEGATVDSAVCSGSMAESASLNLEPRSEAADPTCYRVGGQQKEELENLRKQHELLQKMLQQQEELRELQNRQAALLTMQNRAEHAMDDTVVTETTGSVSGVSITSELNDELNDLIRRFHNQLHDTQSQAVPDNRRQAESLSLSREVSRSRSAHSPRGQQTLSAAGAAAAVSTSSASAKLTKLQELQDKKQTMDKILQELHSLRDQTLNNSSCRGASQRVSERPTASGREASGVSVARQESSSYDDEGNPAEKLRKLKEVHKRLNELRELVQYYEQTSDMMVDTVNENVNEDEEDETEDGSLFEAMFDSEQENREPITNIRNPAQPQSASNWMDMNTLTNACSSSNNRISRLNSQCEVNNRSATNLRSLNVPSAIECQYNRDGSYNGAKHGNGDEDDADAEEESGAGRGRRDSSGSGSSQGSSIADDAAFAQKVHRLQTAKQKLQQLRDLVAMVQSDDTDTTAANEDEGLQQQPNNTRLTAPKAKRELGLSDKAREKLYEEKLRQQQQELKQLHEERQRLMEIQGKIQDLQWACPDLQSSMSSAASGVAATTMMKKLPAAASTPAVAPSTSAKSNTAVLKHTTEPAPVTITDNELWSEMRRHQVLREELRQRRKHLESLMAEQQRRSDADPIQSFTQDDRTMATWGGSTQCPLGEEEDDEDYPSEPGAQEDEDEDEEDGAESSSSDEPHSYSNRKPGGSSGKNRDSVKGSSPRCSRSRPRSNPRGAKRQENLRWAADLSASESATHTHAHTHTHWQEQATQLQRQLDFSTAMCQMLLQDQQTLSCMLQSMLTAPYNVLPNNLGSPQVPLIMHQLNQCYTQLAWQQNNINRYRLKQTLNDLLRQQQQAPSWQQQHPNVAQVDSVSPSPFLPFPPISTLGMNNFSPLATGFNLSPMFPPAGSETQQASGAQASPDQHPDPNMSLKTEYLSFPPPLQRTPLNNAHTRSQDESKNSSWMNSSLNRNRTRDQERLDSHDSLSSVPDCVDPSTVTKSFRPGRKASAQASLASRDKTPKNRRRRGKNHNNAGLDSDSVSSTTELGHEREKERERERERERSSQPRTRDSDQSLLDKLTQEKLDSKTNKHNDVSSAAYAWRTPFLSNQIACTEAPDGSSDFSLFEALRETIYSEVATLISQNESRPHFLIELFHELQLLNTDYLRQRALYSLQDIVTRHLTEKSVAEEPGSSLGPGSQSELTPSESLATTDNDASEKDVRVKVGSRRKTALEGDSVDSESLLSTSSNLEPFASDDLGNTVIHLDKALVRMREFERMKLKAGFLPPAPPPPPVPPAAVSTAPPVCNPELPTVTTATAGGGPALNQGQDIRCPQIDTQQLDRQIKAIMTEVIPFLKEHMGEVCSPQLLTSVRRMVLMLTQQNHHSREFMRFFHKQLGGILQESLNKFVGRTLQNCGEDLLVEISEILFNELAFFRLMQDLDQNTHRAKRLTQTTPTKHTPSTQGKKSEGEKTFSPSYFDEDKDRDETEQGRTSLCLEVETERTDEKRSQDASEAEEEEDEEEEDELPISISLSKAETQALNNYGSGEDENEVEEVEEFEDGSVEVQTSLQASDNTAEPSQCTGVSLNGAAQEIKSDHESTESTEVQSSKSECIEVTEDERDAEATHTLNMDESAVPLAPPSQDSPRGSTTASPQTDSPVLVNADEVGSGNTSQKSDEEDFVKVEDLPVQLSVMCEEELCKQILEEQRSNNLRSELLNGNTEGLSGLVGNAHALKEPEPVGAQTA; via the exons ATGGCGACAGGCGGAGCTCCGTTTGATGACTGTGCAGAAGAACAGGAGCTGCACAACTGGACCATTAGCAATGGCAGCCTGGATGACCAGCTCAATAATAtg CAGAAAAAGGCGAACCGGACATCGGAGAAGAACAGGAAGAAGCTCTCTGCCGTGTCCGAGAGCCGTCTGACCAACGACATCTCTCCGGAGTCGACACCAGGGGCGGGGCGCAGGCGAGCGAGAACGCCGCACTCCTTCCCTCACGTGAAGTACGCTACGCAGATGTCCGTTCCCGATCAGGCCGAGCTCGACCGACTGCGGCAGCGCATCAACTTCACCGACCTGGACGAG AGGAGCATTGGAAGCGACTCCCAGGGCCGCGTCACCGCAGCCAACAACCAGCGGCAGCTTTCCTCCGAGCCCAGGAAACCCTTCAACTTTCTCCCGCTGCACGTCAACACTAACAAAAGCAGGGATTCTTCTGCTTCTGCCCCGCCTGCTACCACTACAGGGGGTAAAGAAGCTAAGAAGCAGAGCCCAGGGAAGGAGCTGTTTGCTCCGGTGCCCGTCATACCTGTCGCACCTGTTAAAGAACCGTACGGAGTCGAGAGAACCTCAGGACGCCCTGTGGTGGACGGGAGAGGAGAACTGGCTATCGACAGCAGCCAG GTGGTCAGTAAGCTGGTGCAGATCCGTGAGTACATCAGCAGAGCCAGCTCTATGAGGGACGACCTGCTGGAGAAGAACGACGTTCCGGCTAACGTCGAGCGCCTCTCTCACctcatcacacacctgaagGAGCAGGAGAAGTCTTACTTGCGCTTTCTACAGAAGATGCTG GCGAGAGagaacgaggaggaggaggaggacgaagGTGCCACGGTGGACTCAGCGGTGTGTTCGGGCTCGATGGCCGAGAGCGCGTCTCTGAACTTAGAGCCTCGTTCAGAAGCCGCAGACCCCACC tgTTACCGGGTCGGGGGTCAGCAGAAGGAGGAGTTGGAGAACCTGCGCAAGCAGCACGAGCTCCTGCAGAAGATGCTGCAGCAGCAGGAGGAGCTGCGAGAGCTGCAGAACCGGCAGGCTGCCCTGCTCACCATGCAGAACCGAGCTGAACATGCCATGGACGACACTG ttgtAACAGAGACTACAGGAAGTGTGTCAGGTGTCAGCATCACTTCAGAACTCAATGATGAACTCAACGACCTCATTCGACGCTTCCACAACCAACTGCACGACACTCAG TCTCAGGCAGTGCCTGATAACCGGCGTCAGGCTGagagtctgtctctgtctagaGAGGTGTCCCGATCTCGTTCTGCCCACAGTCCTCGGGGGCAGCAAACACTTAGCGCTGCcggtgctgctgctgctgtttccACCTCCTCTGCTAGCGCCAAGCTCACCAAACTACAGGAGCTCCAGGACAAGAAGCAGACGATGGACAAAATCCTGCAGGAGCTTCATTCACTCCGAGACCAGACGCTGAACAACAGCTCCT gCCGTGGTGCATCTCAGCGAGTTTCTGAGCGTCCCACGGCATCAGGCCGAGAGGCGAGCGGCGTGTCTGTAGCAAGACAGGAGTCTTCATCTTATGACGATGAAGGAAATCCAGCTGAAAAACTGAG GAAGCTGAAGGAGGTGCATAAGCGGCTGAACGAGCTAAGAGAGCTGGTTCAGTACTACGAGCAGACGTCCGACATGATGGTGGACACGGTGAATGAGAACGTTAACGAAGACGAGGAGGACGAGACGGAGGACGGATCGCTCTTCGAAGCCATGTTCGATTCGGAACAGGAGAACCGAGAACCCATCACTAACATCAG aaatcCTGCTCAGCCTCAGTCTGCATCTAACTGGATGGACATGAACACACTGACGAACGCCTGCAGCAGCTCCAACAACAGAATCAGCCGGCTGAACTCTCAGTGTGAGGTCAACAACCGCTCGGCCACTAACCTGCGCAGCCTCAACGTCCCCTCTGCGATAG AGTGCCAGTATAACCGAGACGGCTCCTACAACGGCGCAAAGCACGGGAACGGAGATGAAGACGACGCTGACGCCGAGGAGGAAAGCGGGGCGGGGCGAGGAAGAAGAGACAGCTCCGGTTCCGGATCCAGTCAGGGTAGCAGCATTGCGGACGACGCGGCGTTCGCTCAGAAAGTCCACCGTCTCCAAACGGCCAAGCAGAAACTGCAGCAGCTCCGTGACCTGGTCGCCATGGTGCAG aGCGATGACACGGACACCACAGCAGCCAACGAGGATGAAGGATTGCAGCAGCAACCCAACAACACCAGACTGACTGCACCTAAAGCCAAGAGAGAACTTGGACTCTCTGACaaggccag ggAGAAGCTGTATGAGGAGAAGCTgaggcagcagcagcaggagctgAAGCAGCTTCatgaggagagacagagactgatggAGATCCAGGGCAAAATCCAGGACCTTCAGTGGGCCTGTCCTGATCTACAG TCGTCGATGTCGAGTGCGGCGAGTGGTGTGGCGGCGACGACAATGATGAAGAAGCTCCCTGCTGCAGCTTCCACTCCCGCTGTTGCACCGTCTACGTCAGCCAAGAGTAACACCGCCGTGCTGAAACACACCACCGAGCCCGCGCCCGTCACCATCACCGACAACGAG TTGTGGTCAGAGATGCGTAGACACCAGGTGCTGCGTGAGGAACTGAGGCAGAGACGGAAACATCTGGAAAGTCTGATGGCCGAGCAGCAGAGGAGGAGTGACGCGGACCCTATTCAGAGCTTCACCCAGGATGACCG GACCATGGCGACGTGGGGTGGCTCCACTCAGTGTCCACTGGGCGAGGAGGAGGACGATGAAGATTACCCATCTGAGCCTGGCGCGCAAGAAgacgaggatgaggatgaagaagaCGGAGCAGAGTCGAGCTCCAGCGATGAGCCGCATTCGTACTCTAACAGAAAACCTGGTGGCAGCAGTGGCAAGAACAGGGATAG TGTAAAGGGTTCATCTCCACGCTGCAGCAGATCTCGGCCTCGTTCCAATCCCAGAGGGGCAAAGAGGCAGGAGAACCTGCGCTGGGCCGCTGACCTGTCAGCCTCAGAGAGcgccactcacacacacgcacacactcacacacactggcagGAGCAGGCCACACAGCTGCAGAGACAGCTGGACTTCAGCACAGCCATGTGTCAGATGCTGCTGCAGGACCAGCAG actctGTCATGCATGCTGCAGTCAATGTTGACAGCACCGTATAACGTGTTGCCAAATAACCTGGGCTCACCACAGGTGCCCCTCATCATGCACCAGCTCAATCAGTGTTACACACAACTCGCCTGGCAACAGAACAACATCAacaggtacag GTTGAAGCAAACTCTCAATGACCTCCTTCGGCAACAGCAGCAGGCACCGTCATGGCAACAGCAGCATCCGAACGTAGCGCAGGTGGATTCCGTCTCTCCTTCGCCATTCCTGCCCTTCCCTCCCATCAGCACGCTCGGCATGAACAACTTTTCCCCTCTCGCCACTG gtTTTAATCTGTCTCCCATGTTCCCGCCAGCGGGTTCAGAGACTCAGCAGGCGTCAGGAGCTCAGGCCAGCCCGGATCAGCACCCCGACCCCAACATGTCCCTTAAAACCGAGTATCTGAGCTTCCCGCCCCCGCTGCAGAGGACCCCGCTCAACAACGCTCACACACG CTCTCAGGATGAGTCTAAAAACTCCAGCTGGATGAACTCCTCCCTGAACAGGAACAGGACACGTGACCAAGAACGGCTGGACTCTCATGATTCCCTGAGCAGCGTGCCTGACTGCGTCGACCCCTCCACCGTCACCAAGAGCTTCAGACCCGGGCGCAAAGCCTCGGCTCAGGCCAGCCTTGCCTCCAGAGACAAAACGCCAAAGAACCGTCGCAGGAGGGGCAAGAACCACAACAACGCAG GTTTGGACAGTGACAGCGTTTCGAGCACCACAGAGCTTGGTCATGAGCgcgaaaaggagagagagagagaacgagaacgAGAGCGCTCGTCTCAGCCAAGAACCCGGGATTCGGACCAGAGCCTCCTGGACAAGCTTACCCAGGAGAAACTGGACAGCAAGACCAACAAGCACAACGATGTCTCCTCAG CAGCGTATGCATGGAGAACCCCCTTCCTCTCTAACCAAATCGCATGCACCGAAGCTCCAG acGGCAGCAGTGACTTCTCTCTGTTCGAGGCTCTGAGGGAGACCATCTACTCGGAGGTGGCCACTCTGATCTCACAGAATGAGTCTCGTCCTCACTTCCTCATTGAGCTCTTCCACGAACTGCAGCTTCTCAACACCGACTACCTTCGCCAGAGGGCGCTCTACTCACTGCAG GATATTGTAACCAGGCACCTGACTGAGAAGAGCGTTGCCGAGGAGCCGGGGTCGTCGCTAGGGCCGGGGTCACAGTCTGAACTCACTCCCAGCGAGAGTCTCGCCACTACTGACAAc GACGCATCTGAGAAGGACGTGAGGGTGAAGGTCGGCTCCAGAAGGAAGACAGCTTTGGAGGGAGACTCTGTGGACAGCGAGAGCCTGTTGTCTACGTCTTCGAACCTGGAGCCGTTCGCCAGCGATGACCTGG GTAACACAGTGATTCATTTAGATAAAGCTCTGGTGCGAATGCGGGAGTTTGAGCGAATGAAATTAAAGGCTGGGTttcttcctcctgctcctcctcctcctcctgttcctcctgCTGCAGTCTCTACAGCGCCCCCTGTCTGTAATCCTGAGCTTCCCACTGTTACCACTGCTACTGCTGGTGGTGGTCCAGCGCTTAACCAAG gtcaggACATACGTTGCCCTCAGATTGATACACAGCAGTTGGACAGACAGATCAAAGCAATCATGACGGAGGTCATTCCCTTCCTGAAG gagCACATGGGTGAGGTGTGTTCTCCGCAACTCCTGACATCGGTGAGGCGCATGGTGCTGATGCTGACTCAGCAAAACCACCACAGCCGAGAGTTTATGCGCTTCTTCCACAAACAACTCGGGGGTATcctgcag GAGTCCCTGAATAAGTTTGTTGGCCGCACGCTGCAGAACTGTGGTGAGGATCTCCTGGTGGAGATCTCGGAGATCCTCTTTAACGAGCTCGCCTTCTTCAGGCTCATGCAGGACCTGGACCAGAACACACACCGCGCCAAGAGACTCACACAGACCACGCCCACTAAACACACACCTTCCACCCAG GGGAAGAAGTCTGAAGGGGAAAAGACCTTCTCACCTTCGTACTTTGACGAAGATAAA GACCGGGACGAGACGGAGCAGGGACGGACGAGTCTATGCCTCGAGGTAGAGACAGAGCGAACAGATGAGAAACGGAGCCAGGACGCCTCAGaggcggaggaggaggaagatgaagaggaagaagacgaACTGCCGATATCTATAA gcttgTCCAAAGCGGAGACACAGGCGTTGAATAACTACGGTAGCGGTGAGGATGAGAACGAGGTTGAGGAGGTTGAGGAGTTTGAGGACGGATCTGTGGAAGTGCAGACGTCCCTGCAGGCCTCAGACAACACCGCAGAACcctcacag tgtacTGGAGTTTCACTAAACGGAGCTGCGCAGGAGATCAAGTCAGACCACGAGAGCACAGAAAGtactgaag TGCAGAGCTCCAAGTCAGAGTGTATAGAGGTGACTGAGGACGAGCGAGACGCCGAAGCCACGCACACACTCAACATGGACGAGTCTGCTGTCCCTCTTGCCCCGCCCTCACAGGACAGTCCTCGTGGCTCCACCACGGCCAGCCCTCAGACCGACTCACCTGTTCTGGTTAACGCAGAT GAGGTGGGGTCTGGAAACACCAGTCAGAAATCTGATGAGGAGGATTTTGTGAAGGTTGAAGACCTGCCAGTGCAGCTCTCAGTgatgtgtgag gaggaGCTGTGTAAGCAGATCTTAGAGGAACAGAGGAGCAATAACCTGAGGAGTGAGCTGCTGAACGGAAATACAGAGGGGCTGAGTGGACTTGTGGGTAATGCGCACGCTCTCAAAGAGCCTG AACCCGTCGGAGCCCAGACTGCATGA